The following are encoded together in the Zingiber officinale cultivar Zhangliang chromosome 8A, Zo_v1.1, whole genome shotgun sequence genome:
- the LOC122011662 gene encoding uncharacterized protein LOC122011662 codes for MKPSALQTPRRSPQPAFHGGGRPKETPPQPPKIVSRRLSFPFSTVPEETLEDCGDLLDFSPEASSIVEDPTQIESEGEGSHGSSNIIVRTATEQEIRPEEELVDRLRKALRELMESTDVNGRSETLLCALLEAIEGERDQRWDSAFCRKVRISIICFLILLAAASNLLVVWAAVIDGGDRWDFSDLPPPT; via the exons ATGAAGCCTTCCGCCCTCCAGACTCCGAGGCGATCTCCGCAGCCGGCGTTCCACGGCGGCGGACGGCCGAAGGAAACCCCTCCACAGCCTCCGAAG ATCGTCTCCAGACGCTTGAGCTTCCCCTTCTCGACGGTGCCGGAGGAAACCCTCGAAGACTGCGGCGATCTGTTGGATTTTTCCCCTGAGGCGAGCAGCATCGTCGAGGATCCGACGCAG ATCGAATCGGAGGGGGAAGGATCTCACGGATCCTCCAACATCATCGTGAGGACTGCGACGGAGCAGGAGATTCGACCGGAGGAGGAGTTGGTGGATCGACTGCGGAAGGCTCTGCGCGAACTGATGGAGTCGACGGACGTCAACGGCCGATCGGAGACGCTTCTGTGCGCTCTCCTGGAGGCCATCGAAGGCGAGAGAGATCAGCGGTGGGATTCAGCGTTTTGCAGGAAGGTAAGGATAAGCATCATATGTTTCCTTATTCTTCTGGCGGCCGCGAGCAACTTGTTGGTTGTTTGGGCGGCGGTGATCGACGGCGGCGATCGGTGGGATTTCTCCGACCTCCCTCCACCTACCTGA